Below is a genomic region from Ferribacterium limneticum.
TTCTTCGGCTTCGCGGACCGAGGCCCGCGAAGGCTCGGTGCGAACGGACATGTAGCCGACCGTCCGAGCGTTCTTGCGAACTGGGACGACAAAGGCCTTGACCCAATAATGATCGCCGTTTTTGGCGCGGTTCTTGACCACCCCATGCCATGGCAGCCCGCTCTTGACCGTACGCCACAAATCGGCAAACGCCTCCGACGGCATGTCCGGATGGCGTACCATATTGTGCGAGTTGCCAATCAGCTCCTGGCGGCTAAAGCCGCTGATCGCCACAAACGCATCGTTGGCGTGTGTGACGATGCCTTTGAGATCGGTCTTGGAAACCAGGTAGCGCCCCGTTGGATAGGTGACTTCGCTCTGTGTAACGGGCAGGTTGATTTTCATGGAATTCGCCTTGGGTGCTCCACAAGTTCCTTATCAATATTCAGTTGTTTCGAGACTTCGGATCAATTGCTACAGGGCCAAGCGGGGTTTTGACGAGGCCAATGACCTTCACAAGCGCATCTATGCGTTGCTCCAGCAAGGCTGTGATTGCCACCAGGCTTTCCTGAGGATCACTCGCAATAGCCCGAATCACATCAATTTGGTCTTGTAGCAGTTCAAGCTCAGGCGCAGTTCTTCCGACAGCGAGAATTGCTGAATTGATTGCGTTCGAACGCGCTTCAATGAAAGACTGCGGATCACGACGTGCCAAGTCGCTTAATTGGTCAAAATTAAATTCTTTCAATTGCGCCTCGATTTCGTGAAGCACTGCATAAACAATCGTCATTGCTACTAATTTGAAAAAGTAGCGGCGCTGTCATCCAGTCACCTGATTGGCG
It encodes:
- a CDS encoding DUF3135 domain-containing protein produces the protein MTIVYAVLHEIEAQLKEFNFDQLSDLARRDPQSFIEARSNAINSAILAVGRTAPELELLQDQIDVIRAIASDPQESLVAITALLEQRIDALVKVIGLVKTPLGPVAIDPKSRNN